GTGCTGCAAGCCATAGATCTGCCTCCAGTAGTCTGAGAGGGGCGTCCTGCCCAGCTGATTGAGCCGGGCGGCGGCAACCACCTCACCGGCCGCCAGCACCATAAAATGATCGGCGTCCGCATCCATCTCATCGTACAGTATCTGCCGCTCCGAGTCGGCATAGCTGAGATGCTTGCCCATCTCCTGCACATAGATTTGGTAGCGAAAACGGTAGATCGCCTCACGCTCAGCAAGAGACCGGGCCAGGCGCAGCTCGGTAGAGACAGGCGGATCGGAGATGGGTTCTGCTGTGGGCATGGGTTCGGCTTTGGTAGGATGCAAGGGGTAGAGCGGCATCTGCAACTGCTATAGAATGCCAAGATAGTGACTTCAAGCAACCCTGGCAACTGCCCAAGTATGGAGCCAAGATGGAATTCACTTCTCACACCCAGGGCCGTGAAGCGGCGCTGATTGAACTCTTCCGATCCACTTTTGCTGCCTCCGAGGGGTCGGCTGAAGGTACTCTGATCAGCAATCTGGTGCGCAAGCTATTGGCAGATACCCCAGCGGAGGACCTGATTGCCTGCCTTGCCGAGGATCAGGGCGAGTTGCTCGGCGCTTGCCTGTTCTCGCGGCTGAGTTTCGCCCAGGATGGGCGCAGTGTCTTCCTCCTCGCCCCCGTTGCCGTGACCCATCAGCGACAGCGCACAGGCATAGGCCAGCAGATGCTCAACCAGGGCCTGGAATTGCTGCGCCAGCAGGGTATGGATGCAGTCCTGACCTATGGCGATCCCAACTTCTATCAGCGGGTTGGCTTTCGACCCATCAGCAGCGCAGACGTCTGCCCACCCCTGCCGCTCCGGCAGCCCCAAGGCTGGCTGGGACAGTCACTGACGACCCAGCCCCTGAGCCAACTGAAGGGGCCATCCCACTGTGTTAACGCCCTGCATGACCCGGCATTCTGGTAAACCGAAAGGGGCACAAGGGTCAGGCACAAGGGTCAGGTCTAGATTCAAAGCCTGCTACCTATTAATTATTGCAAAAGTAATGGCAGTTTAAATTCCTTCCTGATGCCTGAATTAGAAGCGCCCAGTGAATAACATCAACTGCATGAACTTATGCAACTATTAATATATGGTTCAGACCACCAGAGTTCTGCGCTTGTCGCGCTCTACGCAGAATCTTTCCAACGGTCGTGAAATGAAGGCCAAAGAAATCCGCGAGTTGTTGGTAACTGTATGCGCCTGTCGCATAGGCCGCCACAATGGCGTCGTTCCTGCTGTCGTGCAATGACGCTAGCTGATCAAGCGAAACCGCGGGTCGGCTTTTCTGAGCCTTTGGAACCCCGACGGTTTCAGATAACTCTGCATGTTGGGCCTGCACCCGTTCGACAAATACCTCGCCACCAAGGTAAATCTGTTGATTGAGATCACCCCAAATCGTCTCTTTCTCAATCCCCTGTGCCACAAATTCGGCATAGCGTCGAATCGCTTCGCCCCTTTGTGTTGCAAACTGTGCCAACAATCCATTCGTGGCTAACCATTCGGGGGGACTCCGTGCGCCAATCATGTCCAAGTAACTGCTCCAGCGCCAATCACCAGCTTCTGCCACTATACCGGCTCGCACTGGATTAAGAACCACATAGCGCGTCAATTCAAGCAGATATGCGTCCGCATCTGCCAGTATCGCCTTGTATCTCCCTTGAAAAAGATGCCCAACACGCCCATGACGGCGGTTCGATGCCTGTGTATAAACCCCGTTGAGTTGGCGCATCCCTTTTGACAGATTCGCGTTAGGGGTTTCGATTACCAAATGATAGTGATTGCTCATCAGGCAATACGCATGGCAGATCCAGTTGAAGCAACCGGCTACTTCTCCCAGAATACTCAGAAACGCTTTCCGGTCAGAGTCATCCTCATAAATGGCCTCCCGCCGGTCACCTCGGGAAGTCACATGGTAAAGCGCGCCTTCGAACTCGATTCTCACAGGTCTTGTCATGTATGCCAGTCTAACCGATTAAAGGCTTCTATTCTAGACCTGACCCCTGTCTACGCTATTCCAGAAAACCGGGTGATCCGAAGCCCGCTGAGGGTCTGGCTGGCTCTTGCTCGATCTCTAAGGCATCGCTACCTATCTCGCTGTCCCCCATGGACGCCGGTTTGACCAGGGCACCGGACTTGAGGTCGCGCTGATGGAAGCGGAAGGGGCCTTGCAGGGCGGACAGTACCCTGGGGTCGCGGTTGTAGATGTCCTGCTTGAAGTGGACCCGATTGGCATCGGCAAAGGCGGTGCTGTAAACGATCAGGATGCGCATGGGTTGCTTCAGATTGACCCGTGTGGTCTTGCCCGAGGCGATTACCTGTTGGATGCGGGCACGGGTCCAGCCCTGCCCTGCCAGCAGACGTTCGGCCAGGTCCAGGGGGTTGCGCAGGCGGATGCAGCCGGAGCTGGTGGTGCGTACCTGGCGGGCGAAATATTCCCGGTGGTTGGTGTCGTGGACAAATACATGGTGCTTGTTGGGGAACATGAACTTGACCACACCTAAGGCGTTGTCTGGCCCCGGTGGCTGGCGCACCAGATAGGGAAAGTGGCTCATCCCCTTCCAGTCTATGGCATGGGGATCAAGCCGAGCGCCCTTCTGGCTGAGCAGTTGGTAACCCTTTTTGTCCAGGTAGCCTGGGTCTTTTTTCAATTCCGGCAGTATGCTGCGCCTGAGGATGCCTGGGGGTATGGTCCAGGTGGGGTTGAAGTCGATGTATTCCACTTGGTCCTTGAAGGCCGGGGTATTGGTGAAGCGCTTGCCCACCTGCACCTGTTCGCGCCAGATGACCTGTCCTTCCCTGAACCAGTAGATCATGAAGCCGGCGATATCCACCGCCAGGAACTCGCCCTTGTCCTCGTGCAGGATCCAGCGCTGGCGCTCCAGATTAACGCGGATCTGCTGGATGCGCTCGGCCACCGGCGCATTCATTGCCGCCAGGGTGGCTGGGCCTATGATGCCATCCACCTCCAGCCCGTGGCGTTGCTGAAAGGCCTTGACGCCATCCAGCAGGGTCGGGTCGTAGCGCTCATCACCCTGGCCCGAGGCCAGATCGCCGCTAATGGCCAGACGTCGGCGGATGGCCGGGATGCGTCCATCCCGGTCGCCGGGGCGCAGGCTGTCGCCCTTTGCCAGTTGCGGCCAACCGCCGTCAGCGGCAATCGCCCGATAACGCTGTAGCCCCTGTTTCAGCTGCCGGTAACGGCGGTTGTCCGGCCTGGCCCAGTCATAGGCCTGATCGATGCGCCCCTTGCGTACCCAGGCCAGCAACAGGGCTGATCTGTCTTTGCCATCACGGGCCTGGCCGAAGTTGTTGTCCGGATCCACCCCCTGGGGGTCGGCCTTGCCGTAGTACAGGTGATAAAGTGCGCGCAGATAGGCCTCAGTGAGCAGTATATCGATACGCGCCGTCTCTTCCAGGCTGTAGCGATTGCGGCTGGGGGACTGCAAAAAGGGCAGGATCTCGGCAAAGCGGTAATCGCTTGGCTCCAGGCCATCATCGGCCAGGCCAAGCAGGGCCTGATCCAGGGAGCGAATCGCCGCCGGGGTCCATAGATGCTTGAAGCCGTTGGCGGCATACATGCGCAGGATGAACACCTTGCCGTAGAGGGTTTCGCCGTCGGCCAGCTTGGCGATCGGCTGGCCATCATCGGGCAGCAGGCGCTCCAGGGTGGCGCGAAAGGCACTGGCCTGGGCCGCTGGCGGCAACAGCAGCAAGAGCAGCAGGCCTGCCAGCCCCAGCTTGGGCAGATCTCTGTGGGTTGGATACATTGGATTTTGGTTTCAGTGAGTTACACCCATCGCCTGAGCGGCCAACCGGAAGGTTAAACCGGATTGCAACGACCTCCAAAGGGGTCCAGCCCATGCCCTCGATGCAAGGGTTTGGCAAAACCCGGGTCTGGAGACGATGATAGCACCCGCCCTGGCTCTAAGCTAAGCCCGGAGGGAATCGCGCAAGCCCCTAAACTCCAGGCGACATAAGGTTGTTTAAGATGGCCGCTTGAACGGCTCATGCTAAAATCCGCTGCGGGCTAGCAAAGTCTCTAGGAGCCTGTCGGATTTAGGATGCTCCTACTGCGCCGGTGGGAAGAACGGCCCAAATTTCCCCGATTTTTCGTTGCGTAGGCCAACTATGCGCCTCAAAATCGTGAAAATTTGTTCTCGCTCTCCCACCTTGCTCGCTACGGGCACCTAAACCTGACAGACTCCTAGTGGGAGGACGGACGATGACTGATAATGAACTGCGAGAACTTGTAGCCAGCTTGATACGGGCCCAGGTTAAAACCGATGCACAGCTGGCTAAGACCGATGCACAGCTGGCTAAGACCGATGCACAGCTGGCGAAGACCGATGCACAGCTGGCGAAGACAGACATACAACTGGCGAAGACCGATGCCAAGCTGAACAAGTTGGCGGAAATGTACGGTGGAGTGGGAAACAATCAAGGTAAAGTTGCTGAGGAATTCTACTTTAATTCCCTCAAACACAATCCGATTCTGAACAACATAAGATTTGATTTTATCGAAAAGAACCTGACCCGTAGCAGGGACGGCATTGAGGAGGAATACGATCTCTTGCTCGTCAATGGACAGGATGTCTATATCGTTGAGGTAAAGTACCACCTGCATCCCAAGGACATTGAACGTATGCTGGGGCGTAAGCTTTTAAATTTCAAAAAGCTTTTTCCTGAGTACCGGGATTACAGAATTCATCTGGCGCTCGCTACCTTCGCCGTAGAGGATGAGGTGAAGCAGATGGTATTGGATCAGGGTATTACCTTGCTGCAGAGGCGAGGCGAGCTTATCGAGACCTTGGCGGCATAGGTGGCAGGCCCCGATTGAGCATCAATGATTCTGGTGAGCCTATAGGGCCGCCAAGTCGTGCTCGGGCTCAACAAACAGCATTCCAAACCGGGCTTGCCGGGCATGGGGCAAGCCCTACCTTTTTTCATTCGGCAACCCATGCGGGGGTAAGGGTGCAAGGCCTCGACATCGATTTCTACCTCGCCCAAGACTGGCGCAACCATTTGGCCCGGCTGCCGTGGGGCCTGGCTGGCTGGCTGCGAAACAGGCACGCCTAAAAGATGCACGACGACACCCATCATGGCTCTGGGCTGCGCGATCTTTGGGTCGTGTTGCTGCCGCTGAGCCTGCTGGTGCTGCTTGCCTGGCGGTTGGGAACCTATCCGCTACCCTGGCAATGGAGCCTGCCCTGGGTGCCCTCCCTGGGGGTCGAGCTGGCGTTTCGCGTGGATGGCCTGACGGCGCTGATGCTGGCCCTGATCACCGGGATCGGCAGCCTGGTGTTTCTCTATGCCTGCGGCTACCTGGCCGGGCAGCCGCGTCGGGGCCGGGTGTATTTCCTGCTGCCGCTGTTCATGCTGGCCATGATCGGCGCGGTGATGGCCGATGATGTGGTGCTGCTGTTCCTATTCTGGGAGCTGACCAGCGTCATCTCTTTCCTGCTGGTGGGCTTTGATCACCAGAACGCCCAGGCGCGGGCCTCGGCGCGGCAGGCGTTGCTGATCACCATGGGCGGCGGCTTGGCCCTGCTCGGTGGCCTGCTGTTGCTGGGGCAGATGGCCGGCAGCCTGCGCCTGTCCGCCATCATCGCCGCGGCACCGGCCCTGCAAGACGACCCCCGTCTGCCCCTGGCACTGCTGCTGGTGATGCTCGGCGCCTTCACCAAATCGGCCCAGTTTCCCTTTCATTTCTGGCTGCCCAACGCCATGTCGGCACCGACCCCGGTGAGCGCCTATCTGCACTCGGCCACCCTGGTCAAGCTGGGCATCTACCTGCTGCTGCGCCTGGACCCGGCCTTCAATGACCTGCTGCTGTGGGAGCTGGTGCTGGTGGGCAGCGGCACCATCACCGCCCTGTGGGCCTCGCTGCTGGCCCTGCGCGAGCGGGATCTCAAGCGCATCCTGGCGCGCACCACGGTGGCGGCGCTGGGCACCCTGACCCTGCTGGTGGGGCTGCCCAGCCCAGGTGCCGGGCTGGCGGCGGTGGCCTTTCTGTTCGCCCATGCCATCTACAAGGCCCCGCTGTTTATGGTGGCCGGCAATATCGATCACGCCACCGGCACCCGTCTCATCGACCAACTCCGAGGCCTGCGCCAGGCCATGCCCTGGACGGCGGCGGCGGCCCTGATCGCCGGGCTGTCCATGGCCGGCCTGCCCCTGGCCTTTGGCTTTGTCAGCAAGGACCTGATCAGCATCGCCAAGTCCGAGGCCGATCTGCTGGCGCTGATCAGCTATGCCCTGGTGCTGGTCAATGGCATTGCCGTGGCGGTGGCGGCGGTGGCGGCGATTCGTATCTTCTGGGGTCGGCCCAAGCTGGATTCGGGTCAAATCCACGAAGTACCCTGGACCATGCTGTTGCCACCCCTGGGCATTGCCCTGATGGGTCTGGAGTTTGAGTTCCTGCCCGAGCTGGCCGCGCCGCTGCTGGCACCGGCGGCAAAGGTGGTGTCACCCGGCCTGGGGCTGGTGCAGCTGGATACCAGCTACGACCTGGAGACCCTGGTCTCGGCCCTGGGCCTAACCCTGGGCATAGGCCTGCTGCTGTTCATGACCTGGGACCGTCTGCACGATCGCCTGCATCGGGTGCATTGGCTCGACCGCTACGGCCCGGAGGCGACCTATGACTTCCTGCTCAAGGGCCTGGCCCGGCTTGCCGCCTGGCACACCCGGCGTTTGCAGCACGGCCATCTGCGCGGCTATCTGCGTCTGGTGCTGGTCAGCTTCATCGGCATCGGCCTATTTGCTGCCTGGCAGACACAGGGGCAGCAGGCCCTGCCCTGGTCCCATCTGAGCCAATGGCCGGAGCAGGCCTGGGCCTGGCTGGTGGCGGCCCTGCTGATGCTGAGCGGTGCCCTGGCCAGCCTGTTGCTGCGCGACCGCCTTGCCCTGCTCATGGCCAGCGGCCTGCTCGGCTATGGCGCGGCCCTGCTGTTCCTGTTCGCCGGGGCGCCGGATCTGGCCTTTACCCAGTTCATGGTGGAGACCATCCTGGTGGTGGTGGCCGCCGCCGTGCTGCCGCGTTTTGGCACCAGCGGCCCGGCCGATCGCCGTCTGCGCTGGGCCGATCTGACCCTGGCCCTGGCCACCGGACTTGGCGTCATGCTATTACTGGCGCAGATGTACGGCTTTGCCGAGAACCGGCAGCTGGCCGACTGGTTCGCCGCGCAAAGCCTGCCAGCGGCCCAGGGGCATAACGTGGTGAATGTGATCATCGTTGACTTCCGCGCCCTGGATACCCTGGGCGAGATCGCCGTGGTAGCCTTCGCCCTGCTGGCGGCCTTGCCCTTGTTGCGGGCAAGAAAGCGGTAGAGCCTATCGGCTATGGGATGCCCAACGTTCTGGATAAGTGAGGATCTGATGCAGCAATCCATTCAATTTGAAACAGTGATCAATGAGCACATTGCCCGGGATATCCCGGAGATCGCACCCTTGCTGGGCCATCGCGTGCAATTGATCGCGCTCGACATGGGGCAGCCCAATGCCCCAGTGCAAAGCAAGAAACTGACGTTTGAAGAATATCTGGCCACGCGCCCAAAATGGCCCAAGGATCGACCACCCATAACCCTTGAGGAGATGGAAGAGGCCATAGTAAAGGGGGCTCTGGACAGTGCAAAGTCTTGACACCAACGTCGTGGTCCGTCTGATTCTCTGTGACGATCCACGTCAGTTTCCTTTGGCAGAAAAGACTTGGCTGGATACCTTGAAGCATGGCGGAATCTTTTTGTCGATGACGGTGTTGCTCGAAACCCACTGGGTTTTGTCTCGCAGTGCGGGTTTTGACCGGACACGCATAGTTTCGGAGTTACAGCGCCTGAGCCAACTGGACGGCGTAAGATTGGAGAATGCAGAGATCGTAGCACGGGCTATTGAGCGTTATGCCGACAGCCAGTCAGACTTTGCTGATTGCGTGATATTGGAGTGTTCGCGTAGCCAAGGGGCATTACCGGTGCGTACCTTTGATAAGCGGTTTTCTCGGTTGGATGGGGTCAGCCTCATCGAAGATCCCATGCCCGCCCCCCAGAAGGTCCAATGAAAACGAACTCGCCCTTGCTCATTATTGCCGCACGGCCGCTCTACTGGGTGCTGTTTGCCGCCTCCCTGTGGGTGCTGCTGCGCGGTCATAACGCGCCCGGCGGCGGCTTTATCGGCGGCCTGCTGGCGGTGGCGGCGAGCAGTTGGCTGGCGAGCCTGCAGGGGGTTGCCGCAGCACAGCGATTACAGGGCCTGGCACCCCTGCCGCTGGCCATGCTCGGGGTACTGCTGGCACTGGTCAGCGGCCTGGCCGGGCCACTGTTCGGCCAGCCCTACCTGACCCATCTCTGGTATGGGCCGCTGAGCACCGTGCTGCCCTTTGATGTGGGGGTGTTTCTGGCGGTCTGGGGCACCCTGACCGGCTTTATCTACCCCCTGCTGGAGGCCGAGGAGGAAACCGCATGAGCCTGCTGCTGATCATTACCATCGGTCTGGGCGTCAGTGCCAGCATTTATCTGATGCTGGCCCGGGACCTGTTTCGCCTGCTGCTGGGGCTGACCATGCTGGGCAGCCTGACCAATCTGCTGCTGTTCATGAGCGGACGCCCTGGCAGCCTGCTGGCACCGGTGATCGAGCGCGGCGCCGAGGCCCTGCCGGCCGGTTTCACTAATCCCCTGCCCCAGGCCCTGACCCTGACCGCCATCGTCATCGGCTTTGCCCTGCTGGCCTTCGCCCTGGTGCTGGGGGCCCGCGTGGCCCAGGGCAATGCCCTGACCGATCGCCTGCGCGCCTCTGAGCCGGTGCCCCAGGATCCGGTCAAGCCGCCGATCGATGATGAGTAGTTACTGGAACTCAAAGAGTCCGCAAATGAACGCGAATAAACGCAAAATGGGCAATAACATCTCAGCCAATGACATAGGGCGGCCCGTGGCCGCCGCGCCCTTGCAAGGTGCAACCCCATTGCAAGCGGCTTGACGGCGGGCGCGGCCCGCCCTATGCCTCGCGCCTTAGCCCGGATGGAGTGCAACGGAATCCGGGGTTGCCGCTGGGCAAGACCTCCCCGGATTCCGCTACGCTTCATCCGGGCTACAACCCAACACCTCCGAGCCAGCGCTCGGAGCTCCCAGGAGGGGTAGCAACGGCAAGGATGCTGCACCCTAAGCCAATTGCCAAAATTACTACAACCCAATGAAAAACATAAACTTAATCTACGATAATCGGCGTAATCTGCGGTTTATAGGGTCAGTTGCGGACACTGAATCAACTTCAGACTAAACCCATGCAAATCGCCCTGCCCTTGCTCATTCCCCTGCTTACCGCCCTGGCCACGGCCTTGGCCATGGCGCGCCCGCGTCTGCAGCGGATCATCGGCCTGGTCGGCAACCTGGCGCTATTGTTGGCGGCCCTTGGCCTGCTGCAGGCGGTGATGGCCGAGGGGCGTCTGCGCCTGGTGCTGGGCGGCTGGCCGACTCCCTTTGGCATCGAACTGGTGGCCGACCCGCTGAGCGCGTCACTGGTCCTGGTGGCCGCCCTGCTGGCCCTGGCGGTGCGCATCTACGCCAGCGGCCAGCCCAGCGGACCTGCCGCCCTGCTGCCGCTGGAACAGGGTCTGCTGGCGGCGGCCCTGGCCATCTGTCTGGCCGGTGACCTGTTCAACCTCTATGTCTGGTTCGAGCTGATGCTGATCTGCCTGCTTGGCCTGCTCGCCCTGAATGGAGGACAGCGGGCAAGCGAGGCCAGCCTCAAGTATTTCGCCCTGAGCCTGATCGGCACCCTGCTCATGCTGGCCGCCATCGGCCTGATCTACGGCGCTACCGGCCAGCTGAACTTCACCGCCCTGGGTCAGGCCGCGCACGACCCGGCGCTGGCCAGCTCCCTATCCCTCTACACCAGCCTGCTGATAGCCGCCCTGTTGCTCAAGGCGGCCGCATTTCCCCTGTTCGCCTGGCTACCGGCCAGCTATCACTGCCTGCCCGCGCCCCAGCTGGCCCTGGTCGGCGGCCTGCTCACCAAGCTGGCGGCCTATGTCATCCTGCGCCTGCTGGGTGAACTGTTCGTGCTGACCCCGGCGATCTTGCTGGAGGGGCTGGGCTGGCTGGCCCTGGCCACCATGCTCAGCGGCGTGCTCGGTGCCGCCTATCACTGGGACATGCGCCGCATCCTTGCCTTCCACATCGTCAGTCAGATCGGCTACCTGTTGCTGGGCATCGCCCTGGCCAGTCCGGCGGGCACCGTCGCCACCGGCTTCTTTCTGCTGCACAACATCCTGGTCAAGGCCAATCTGTTCCTGATTGTGGGCCTGATGATCCTGGCCGCCGGTCACCATGACCTGCGCCGCATCGGCGGTCTCTACCCGGCCAGCCTGCTGCTGGCGGGGCTGTTCTTCGTCAACGCCTTCGCCCTGGTCGGGGTACCGCCCACCACCGGCTTCTGGGGCAAGTTTCTGATCCTGCGCGAGGCCTTTGCCCAGGGCCGTTACCTCTGGGGCGGCATGGCCCTGGCGGTGGGCCTGCTGACCCTCTATTCCATGAGCAAGATCTGGCTGGAGGGGTTTTGGAAGGCCCACCCGGAACCTGACCGGCTGAACCCTCAGGCGATCCCCCTGAGCGGCTGGATCAGCGTCAGTGGGTTGACCCTGCTCCTGCTGGTCAGTGGAATTTATCCGGAACCCCTGATCGCATTCCTCGCCAACGGCAGCACCGAATTCTGGAGGCCATTGCCATGAATCAGGCCATGACGAATCGGGCCATGAATCGAGCCATGAATCAAACGATGGCCCTGTCGCACTTGCTGTTCAATCTGATCCGCGGGGCCCTGCGCTCGGGGCTGCAGGCTGCTGCCATCATCCTGCTGCGGCCCAAACGGGTACAACCCGGTTTTGTCTGGCTGGACTACGGCGACCTGGAACCAGGGCCTGCCAGCCTGCTCGCCGCCCTAGTTACCCTCACCCCCGGCAGCACCGCGCTGGAAATTGACCCGCAACAACGCCGAATACGCTTGCACCTGCTGGATATTGAGCAGGCCGAGGCGACCAGGGCTGAAATCCAGCGTGAGGTGATTCAGCCGCTGCAACGACTGATTGGAGGCGCTGCGCCATGAGCCTGCCCATGCTCTTAGTGCTAGTGGCCGGGGCCTGCGCCCTGATCGGGGTATATCGACTGCTGCTCGGCCCCAGCCACAGCGACCGGCTGGTGGGCATGGACCTGCTGTTCGCCATCGCCATCGTCTTCTGCCTGCTGGCCGCCTGGGTCAGTGGACGCAGCCTCTATTTGGATGTTGCCATAGGCCTGGCCCTGGCCGGCTTCGTCGCCACCCTGTCCTGGGCGCGTTTGATCCAGCGCGCTGCCAAAACAACGCACGATCCGGAGACACCATGAGCCTGGCACTTGGCCTATTGGGCAATCTACTGAGCCTGCTGGCCATACTGGTACTGGTCATCGCCGCCCTGGGCGTGCTGCGCCTGCCCGATGCCCTGGCCCGCCAGCACGCGGCCACCAAGGCGGCCACCCTGGGGGTGGTCCTGCTCGCCCTGGGCCTGGCCCTGGTAGCCATGGGTCAAGGCTGGGGTGCCGGATGGCTGCTGCGTCTGGCCCTGCTGATCTTGGCACTGCTGCTGACCCTGCCCCTGGCTTCCCACGCGGTGGCTCGGGCGGCAGTGACCGAATCTGGCGGGGAAAATGAACCCGATTGATAGCATCAATCCCGCCTGAGTATCATGCAGGCCGCTGGGCAGGTGTTTGTATGCTACGCAGCGCCTCCCCGGATTCCGCCCTTCGACAGGCCCTTCGGCAGGCTCAGGACACAGCTCAGGACATCGCTTCGCTGCATCCGGGCTACAGGAGTCGCCGAGTCCCGAGAGGTGATGCCGCCCGCCCCATGACCATTAGATTAGAGACAACAACATGACCAAAAAACACCAGCCTGGCCAAGGCATAGACAACAACAAACTAGACCGGATCGTAGCCGATGCCCGGCAGCAGGCCGAGAAGCGGGAGCAAGGCTATCGTGAGCAGTCGCTGCGTATTCACCCCTGGATCTGCGCCCGCTGCGGTCGGGAATTTACCCGCGTCAATCTGCGCGAGCTCACCGTCCACCACAAGGATCATAACCACGACAACAACCCGCAAGACGGCAGTAATTGGGAGAATCTCTGTCTGTACTGTCATGACAACGAGCACCAACGCTATGTGGACCGGGTGCGTGGCTACGATGGCCTGACCCAGAACGAGACCAAGCCCTCGACCCACAACCCCTTCGCCGCCCTGGGGGCGATGCTGAAAAAGAACCCCGATACCCCATGAATCTTCCTATGCCCGCTTCGGGATTCGACAATTAACCGAAACTCCCAATAATATTAGCCGTGAGAGGTATGAGCGTCGGCGGGAGCAACTTGTTGGGCCTCAATAGTGCTGGCCAATGGTTTTCGTGGGGGTAAGGCAACCACGCGTTCGGGGTGTGATGCTTGTTTTTTCATCAAATCATTGAAAATACGATCAATGTCGTAGTTAAATTGGCGTGCGTACTCATCTCTGAGTGCTCGCGTTTCTGCAACAACAGGATCTTGCCACATAGTTAAGGCTCCATGAGTTCAAGGGGCGTACATATGACTGGTGGTTCATAGCCAAGCGATCGGCAGGTGGTTTCTATTTTTGGTCGAGTATGAGCATTTGCAATATGCGTACAGTTCCATGTAAGCAGATACGCCACCCCGTTCACTGCTGCTATGGCAACGTGATAGGCGTCCGCTTCGGCCTTCTCTGGAAGGGCATGGCCCTCAATCAGGGTCAGAGCCAATTCCTTGACATTTTCAGAAATTTGGAGGAGCGGAATCTCAGCAATGGCATCCAACCGACGCTGAGACGCCTCTGGATGACCCTTGCTTGCTTCCAACACAACAAGCTCAGAAACAAAAACATCATAGTTCTGCTTTCGTTTTTCCCACCATTCGGTTGTCGTATTTTGATTTGCCATGGCCCGCAAATCGTTACTCGGCCAGGCGGTCAAATAGCTTATAATTGACGTTTCTACGTAAACGGTATCCTTCACCAGCCCCCCTTTTTTATTGCCAACTCTTCACATCACCAACAGAATAAAGCACAGCAAGGATATTTATGATATAAGAGTACAATTGCATTATTAGTATTACTTATTCGTATTGATCCGAGTGGAAACAGAAAACGTGGTCTGTCCCCTAATAACGCTCTGGATAGGCTTTGCTTGCTGCCAAATCAAATGACTTGATTGTTCCTGTCGGCGGGCTGCATCTTCAGCAATAGCACTAATATCGCCACTAAATTTATCAGAAATATCTTCTCGTATATGATGTATCTCTTCAATGATTGAATCAGATTTTTTCACTATCATCTCCTAACAACTCCTCCGGTGTACAAATTACTGGTATCGGAATACCTCGCTTTATAAACAAGCTATGAATCTTTGGTAAAATTTTTGCGTTAGCAATATGTTTACAGTTCCAAGTTAATAGATAATCAATTTGATGATAGGCAACTGTGGCAATATGAAGTGCATCAACTTGTGCTTTCATAGGTAAAATACCAAGAGCCATGATTT
This is a stretch of genomic DNA from gamma proteobacterium SS-5. It encodes these proteins:
- a CDS encoding N-acetyltransferase, giving the protein MEFTSHTQGREAALIELFRSTFAASEGSAEGTLISNLVRKLLADTPAEDLIACLAEDQGELLGACLFSRLSFAQDGRSVFLLAPVAVTHQRQRTGIGQQMLNQGLELLRQQGMDAVLTYGDPNFYQRVGFRPISSADVCPPLPLRQPQGWLGQSLTTQPLSQLKGPSHCVNALHDPAFW
- a CDS encoding transposase — its product is MTRPVRIEFEGALYHVTSRGDRREAIYEDDSDRKAFLSILGEVAGCFNWICHAYCLMSNHYHLVIETPNANLSKGMRQLNGVYTQASNRRHGRVGHLFQGRYKAILADADAYLLELTRYVVLNPVRAGIVAEAGDWRWSSYLDMIGARSPPEWLATNGLLAQFATQRGEAIRRYAEFVAQGIEKETIWGDLNQQIYLGGEVFVERVQAQHAELSETVGVPKAQKSRPAVSLDQLASLHDSRNDAIVAAYATGAYSYQQLADFFGLHFTTVGKILRRARQAQNSGGLNHILIVA
- a CDS encoding L,D-transpeptidase family protein — its product is MYPTHRDLPKLGLAGLLLLLLLPPAAQASAFRATLERLLPDDGQPIAKLADGETLYGKVFILRMYAANGFKHLWTPAAIRSLDQALLGLADDGLEPSDYRFAEILPFLQSPSRNRYSLEETARIDILLTEAYLRALYHLYYGKADPQGVDPDNNFGQARDGKDRSALLLAWVRKGRIDQAYDWARPDNRRYRQLKQGLQRYRAIAADGGWPQLAKGDSLRPGDRDGRIPAIRRRLAISGDLASGQGDERYDPTLLDGVKAFQQRHGLEVDGIIGPATLAAMNAPVAERIQQIRVNLERQRWILHEDKGEFLAVDIAGFMIYWFREGQVIWREQVQVGKRFTNTPAFKDQVEYIDFNPTWTIPPGILRRSILPELKKDPGYLDKKGYQLLSQKGARLDPHAIDWKGMSHFPYLVRQPPGPDNALGVVKFMFPNKHHVFVHDTNHREYFARQVRTTSSGCIRLRNPLDLAERLLAGQGWTRARIQQVIASGKTTRVNLKQPMRILIVYSTAFADANRVHFKQDIYNRDPRVLSALQGPFRFHQRDLKSGALVKPASMGDSEIGSDALEIEQEPARPSAGFGSPGFLE
- a CDS encoding DUF4040 domain-containing protein; translation: MHDDTHHGSGLRDLWVVLLPLSLLVLLAWRLGTYPLPWQWSLPWVPSLGVELAFRVDGLTALMLALITGIGSLVFLYACGYLAGQPRRGRVYFLLPLFMLAMIGAVMADDVVLLFLFWELTSVISFLLVGFDHQNAQARASARQALLITMGGGLALLGGLLLLGQMAGSLRLSAIIAAAPALQDDPRLPLALLLVMLGAFTKSAQFPFHFWLPNAMSAPTPVSAYLHSATLVKLGIYLLLRLDPAFNDLLLWELVLVGSGTITALWASLLALRERDLKRILARTTVAALGTLTLLVGLPSPGAGLAAVAFLFAHAIYKAPLFMVAGNIDHATGTRLIDQLRGLRQAMPWTAAAALIAGLSMAGLPLAFGFVSKDLISIAKSEADLLALISYALVLVNGIAVAVAAVAAIRIFWGRPKLDSGQIHEVPWTMLLPPLGIALMGLEFEFLPELAAPLLAPAAKVVSPGLGLVQLDTSYDLETLVSALGLTLGIGLLLFMTWDRLHDRLHRVHWLDRYGPEATYDFLLKGLARLAAWHTRRLQHGHLRGYLRLVLVSFIGIGLFAAWQTQGQQALPWSHLSQWPEQAWAWLVAALLMLSGALASLLLRDRLALLMASGLLGYGAALLFLFAGAPDLAFTQFMVETILVVVAAAVLPRFGTSGPADRRLRWADLTLALATGLGVMLLLAQMYGFAENRQLADWFAAQSLPAAQGHNVVNVIIVDFRALDTLGEIAVVAFALLAALPLLRARKR
- a CDS encoding type II toxin-antitoxin system VapC family toxin, whose amino-acid sequence is MQSLDTNVVVRLILCDDPRQFPLAEKTWLDTLKHGGIFLSMTVLLETHWVLSRSAGFDRTRIVSELQRLSQLDGVRLENAEIVARAIERYADSQSDFADCVILECSRSQGALPVRTFDKRFSRLDGVSLIEDPMPAPQKVQ
- a CDS encoding Na(+)/H(+) antiporter subunit B (subunit B of antiporter complex involved in resistance to high concentrations of Na+, K+, Li+ and/or alkali) encodes the protein MKTNSPLLIIAARPLYWVLFAASLWVLLRGHNAPGGGFIGGLLAVAASSWLASLQGVAAAQRLQGLAPLPLAMLGVLLALVSGLAGPLFGQPYLTHLWYGPLSTVLPFDVGVFLAVWGTLTGFIYPLLEAEEETA